In Burkholderia sp. NRF60-BP8, a single window of DNA contains:
- the nusG gene encoding transcription termination/antitermination protein NusG translates to MSDTPASPSGKRWYVVHAYSGMEKSVQRALQERIERAGMQDKFGQILVPTEEVVEVKGGHKAVTERRFFPGYVLVEMEMTDETWHLVKNTAKVTGFVGGARNRPTPISPKEVEKIMSQMQEGVEKPRPKTLFEVGEMVRVKEGPFTDFNGTVEEVNYEKSRVRVSVTIFGRSTPVELEFGQVEKV, encoded by the coding sequence ATGAGCGATACTCCGGCATCCCCGAGCGGAAAACGTTGGTACGTCGTGCACGCCTACTCCGGTATGGAGAAGAGCGTGCAACGTGCGCTTCAAGAGCGCATCGAGCGTGCCGGCATGCAGGACAAATTCGGTCAGATCCTGGTCCCGACCGAAGAAGTGGTTGAAGTCAAAGGCGGTCACAAGGCTGTGACCGAGCGTCGTTTCTTCCCTGGCTACGTGCTGGTGGAAATGGAAATGACGGACGAAACGTGGCACCTCGTGAAGAACACCGCGAAGGTCACCGGTTTCGTCGGTGGGGCACGTAACCGCCCGACCCCGATTTCCCCGAAGGAAGTCGAGAAGATCATGTCGCAGATGCAGGAAGGCGTCGAAAAACCGCGCCCGAAGACCCTGTTCGAAGTCGGCGAGATGGTGCGCGTCAAGGAAGGCCCGTTCACGGACTTCAACGGCACCGTCGAAGAAGTCAACTACGAGAAATCGCGCGTGCGTGTGTCGGTCACCATTTTTGGCCGCTCCACCCCCGTCGAACTCGAGTTCGGTCAGGTCGAAAAAGTTTGA
- the paaC gene encoding 1,2-phenylacetyl-CoA epoxidase subunit PaaC: MTITPEHLSYVLRLADNALILGQRNAEWCGHGPILEEDIALTNMSLDLIGQARMLYTHAAELERQLTGATKTEDDYAYFRTEREFANFTLAELPHYGPVSGTAHADKDYAVTIVRNFLYAALMLHVWSALETSTDTQLAAIAAKSVKETRYHVQHAREWLVRLGDGTDESHRRAQAALDYLMPYTRECFAADAIDDAIAAAGIGPAPAAIEAAWRADVDDALAEATLTLPAPVKHVTTGKRGEHSEHMGYLLAEMQSLARQHPGASW; this comes from the coding sequence ATGACGATCACGCCCGAACACCTCTCCTACGTGCTGCGCCTCGCGGACAACGCGCTGATCCTCGGTCAGCGCAACGCCGAATGGTGCGGCCACGGCCCGATCCTCGAGGAAGACATCGCGCTCACCAACATGAGCCTCGACCTCATCGGCCAGGCGCGCATGCTGTATACGCACGCGGCCGAACTCGAGCGCCAGCTCACCGGCGCGACGAAGACCGAGGACGACTACGCGTACTTCCGCACCGAGCGCGAGTTCGCGAATTTCACGCTCGCCGAGTTGCCGCACTACGGCCCGGTGTCCGGCACCGCGCACGCCGACAAGGACTACGCGGTGACGATCGTGCGCAACTTCCTGTACGCGGCGCTGATGCTGCACGTATGGAGCGCGCTGGAAACGTCGACCGACACGCAACTGGCTGCGATCGCCGCGAAATCGGTGAAGGAAACCCGCTATCACGTCCAGCATGCGCGCGAATGGCTCGTGCGCCTCGGCGACGGCACCGACGAATCGCACCGCCGCGCGCAGGCCGCGCTCGACTACCTGATGCCGTACACGCGCGAATGCTTCGCCGCCGATGCGATCGACGACGCGATCGCCGCCGCGGGCATCGGCCCGGCACCGGCCGCAATCGAGGCCGCGTGGCGCGCGGACGTGGACGACGCGCTCGCGGAGGCCACGCTGACGCTGCCGGCGCCGGTGAAGCATGTGACGACCGGCAAGCGGGGCGAGCACTCGGAACACATGGGCTATCTGCTCGCGGAAATGCAGAGCCTCGCGCGCCAGCACCCCGGCGCGAGCTGGTAA
- the paaA gene encoding 1,2-phenylacetyl-CoA epoxidase subunit PaaA codes for MYTQSLDIPGNVAPLDAAAESPEQARFDAVMAADGKIEPQDWMPDAYRKTLVRQISQHAHSEVVGMLPEGNWISRAPSLKRKAILLAKVQDEAGHGLYLYSAAETLGVSRDALIDALHAGKAKYSSIFNYPTPTWADVGVIGWLVDGAAIMNQIPLCRCTYGPYARAMIRVCKEESFHQRQGFDALLSMMKGSDAQHAMVQQAVDRWWWPVLMMFGPSDADSVHSSQSAKWGIKRISNDDLRQKFVDATVDQAKVLGVTLPDPDLKWNEARGHHDYGTIDWDEFWRVVNGDGPCNKERLATRVKAHEDGAWVREAALAHEAKRRARAEQHAA; via the coding sequence ATGTACACGCAATCCCTCGACATCCCCGGCAACGTCGCGCCGCTCGACGCCGCAGCCGAGTCGCCCGAGCAGGCGCGGTTCGATGCGGTGATGGCCGCGGACGGCAAGATCGAACCGCAGGACTGGATGCCCGACGCGTATCGCAAGACGCTGGTACGCCAGATCTCGCAGCATGCGCATTCCGAAGTCGTCGGCATGCTGCCGGAAGGCAACTGGATCTCGCGCGCGCCGAGCCTGAAGCGCAAGGCGATCCTGCTCGCGAAGGTGCAGGACGAAGCCGGCCACGGCCTCTATCTTTACAGTGCGGCCGAAACGCTCGGCGTATCGCGCGATGCGCTGATCGACGCACTGCACGCCGGCAAGGCGAAATACTCGAGCATCTTCAACTATCCGACGCCGACCTGGGCCGACGTCGGCGTGATCGGCTGGCTGGTCGACGGCGCCGCGATCATGAACCAGATCCCGCTGTGCCGCTGCACGTACGGCCCGTACGCGCGCGCGATGATCCGCGTGTGCAAGGAAGAGTCGTTTCACCAGCGCCAGGGTTTCGATGCGCTGCTGTCGATGATGAAGGGCAGCGACGCGCAGCACGCGATGGTCCAGCAGGCCGTCGACCGCTGGTGGTGGCCGGTGCTGATGATGTTCGGCCCGAGCGACGCCGATTCGGTCCACAGCAGCCAGTCCGCGAAATGGGGCATCAAGCGGATCTCGAACGACGATCTGCGGCAGAAATTCGTCGACGCGACGGTCGACCAGGCGAAGGTGCTCGGCGTGACGCTGCCCGACCCCGACCTGAAATGGAACGAGGCGCGCGGCCACCACGACTACGGCACGATCGACTGGGACGAATTCTGGCGCGTGGTCAACGGCGACGGCCCGTGCAACAAGGAGCGCCTCGCGACTCGCGTGAAAGCACACGAGGACGGCGCCTGGGTGCGCGAAGCCGCGCTCGCGCACGAAGCGAAGCGCCGCGCCCGCGCCGAACAGCACGCCGCCTGA
- the rplK gene encoding 50S ribosomal protein L11, translated as MAKKIIGFIKLQIPAGKANPSPPVGPALGQRGLNIMEFCKAFNAQTQGMEPGLPVPVVITAFADKSFTFVMKTPPATVLIKKAAKVDKGSSKPHTDKVGSITRAQAEEIAKTKMPDLTAADLDAAVRTIAGSARSMGITVEGV; from the coding sequence ATGGCAAAGAAGATTATCGGCTTTATCAAGCTGCAGATCCCTGCAGGTAAAGCCAACCCGTCGCCGCCGGTCGGTCCGGCACTGGGCCAGCGCGGCCTGAACATCATGGAGTTCTGCAAGGCGTTCAACGCGCAGACTCAAGGCATGGAGCCGGGTCTGCCGGTGCCGGTGGTCATCACGGCATTCGCTGACAAGAGCTTCACGTTCGTGATGAAGACGCCGCCGGCGACCGTCCTGATCAAGAAGGCGGCGAAGGTGGACAAGGGTTCGAGCAAGCCGCACACCGACAAGGTCGGTTCGATCACGCGCGCTCAAGCCGAAGAAATCGCGAAGACCAAGATGCCGGACCTTACGGCAGCTGATCTGGACGCAGCCGTTCGCACCATCGCTGGTAGCGCACGCTCGATGGGTATCACTGTGGAGGGCGTGTAA
- a CDS encoding DUF1835 domain-containing protein, with protein MSTIHVIQGGTAAASLREALAQAGRDERVVGLLDDLGVGPLKGADETPDTRAAFWQHVLGDQIPDWNAEIEGEFARLGQLATETGQVVVWHAPSVGDKLLLRRVAYHLRNVPQRLNEVRLSAADLDAAQRASLSRTDQACATGMFSPAELARKRPAAAPVSVLRIGRLALEWQEAKHLNAELRYWVSNTIKSGHYADLDALIVARAETDWQPARRLVGSIMAAADRGGLFVSDSIAWWRCRELAVAGRLELQDDAPDALSSTQVRAVRAAPHR; from the coding sequence ATGAGTACCATTCATGTGATTCAGGGCGGCACCGCCGCCGCGTCGCTGCGCGAGGCCCTCGCGCAAGCCGGACGCGACGAGCGCGTCGTCGGTTTGCTCGACGATCTCGGCGTCGGGCCGCTGAAGGGCGCCGACGAGACGCCCGACACGCGCGCCGCCTTCTGGCAGCACGTGCTCGGCGACCAGATTCCCGACTGGAACGCGGAAATCGAAGGCGAATTCGCACGCCTCGGCCAACTCGCGACGGAGACAGGCCAGGTCGTCGTGTGGCACGCGCCGAGCGTCGGCGACAAGCTGCTGCTGCGCCGCGTCGCCTATCACCTGCGCAACGTGCCGCAGCGCCTGAACGAGGTGCGGCTGTCGGCCGCCGATCTCGACGCCGCGCAGCGCGCGTCGCTGTCGCGCACCGACCAGGCATGCGCGACCGGGATGTTCTCGCCCGCGGAACTGGCGCGCAAGCGGCCGGCGGCCGCGCCGGTCTCGGTCCTGCGCATTGGCCGCCTCGCGCTCGAATGGCAGGAAGCGAAGCACCTGAACGCCGAACTGCGTTATTGGGTCAGCAACACGATCAAGAGCGGCCACTACGCCGATCTCGACGCACTGATCGTCGCGCGCGCGGAAACCGACTGGCAGCCTGCGCGGCGCCTCGTCGGCAGCATCATGGCCGCCGCCGACCGCGGCGGGCTGTTCGTCAGCGACTCGATCGCCTGGTGGCGTTGCCGCGAGCTGGCGGTCGCCGGCCGGCTCGAGCTGCAGGACGACGCGCCCGACGCCCTCTCTTCCACGCAGGTGCGCGCGGTCCGTGCCGCCCCGCACCGCTAA
- the paaE gene encoding 1,2-phenylacetyl-CoA epoxidase subunit PaaE, protein MATPQFHPLRIRDVRPETANAVTVSFDVPPELRDAYRFTQGQFVTLKTHIDGEETRRSYSICVGTTDYDRDGELRIGIKRVRGGRFSNFAFDTLKPGHTIDVMTPDGRFFTHLNADHGKQYVAFSGGSGITPVLAIVKTTLELEPRSTFTLIYGNRSVDAIMFAEELEDLKNRYMNRFVLYHVLSDDLQDVELFNGVLDQAKCAEFLATLTPADAIDEAFICGPAPMMDAAEAALKAAGVPQAKVHVERFGTPLPQAGAPVVEITDQTPAADLEIVLDGKKRKLRLPYEGVSLLDVGLRAGLALPYACKGGVCCTCRAKVVEGEVRMEKNYTLEDHEVKDGFVLTCQCHPISDKVVVSFDER, encoded by the coding sequence ATGGCGACCCCGCAATTTCATCCGCTGCGTATCCGCGACGTGCGGCCCGAGACCGCCAACGCCGTGACCGTCTCGTTCGACGTGCCGCCCGAGCTGCGCGACGCGTACCGCTTCACGCAGGGCCAGTTCGTCACGCTGAAGACCCACATCGACGGCGAGGAGACGCGCCGCTCGTATTCGATCTGCGTCGGCACGACGGACTACGACCGTGACGGCGAACTGCGCATCGGCATCAAGCGCGTGCGCGGCGGCCGCTTCTCGAACTTCGCGTTCGACACGCTGAAGCCCGGCCACACGATCGACGTGATGACGCCGGACGGCCGCTTCTTCACGCACCTGAACGCCGACCACGGCAAGCAGTACGTCGCGTTTTCCGGCGGCTCGGGGATCACGCCGGTGCTCGCGATCGTGAAGACGACGCTCGAACTCGAGCCGCGCAGCACGTTCACGCTGATCTACGGCAACCGCAGCGTCGACGCGATCATGTTCGCGGAGGAGCTCGAGGACCTGAAGAACCGCTACATGAACCGCTTCGTCCTCTATCACGTGCTGTCCGACGACCTGCAGGACGTCGAGCTGTTCAACGGCGTGCTCGATCAGGCGAAGTGCGCGGAGTTCCTCGCGACGCTGACGCCGGCCGACGCGATCGACGAGGCGTTCATCTGCGGCCCGGCGCCGATGATGGACGCCGCCGAAGCCGCGCTGAAGGCGGCCGGCGTGCCGCAGGCGAAGGTGCACGTCGAGCGCTTCGGCACGCCGCTGCCGCAGGCCGGCGCGCCGGTCGTCGAGATCACCGACCAGACGCCGGCCGCCGACCTCGAAATCGTGCTCGACGGCAAGAAACGCAAGCTGCGTTTGCCGTACGAAGGCGTGAGCCTGCTCGACGTGGGCCTGCGCGCCGGCCTCGCGCTGCCGTACGCGTGCAAGGGCGGCGTGTGCTGCACGTGCCGCGCGAAGGTGGTCGAAGGCGAAGTGCGGATGGAGAAGAACTACACGCTCGAGGACCACGAAGTGAAGGACGGCTTCGTGCTCACGTGCCAGTGCCACCCGATCAGCGACAAGGTCGTCGTGAGCTTCGACGAACGTTGA
- the tuf gene encoding elongation factor Tu, with protein MAKEKFERTKPHVNVGTIGHVDHGKTTLTAAITTVLTKKFGGEAKAYDQIDAAPEEKARGITINTAHVEYETANRHYAHVDCPGHADYVKNMITGAAQMDGAILVCSAADGPMPQTREHILLARQVGVPYIIVFLNKCDMVDDAELLELVEMEVRELLSKYDFPGDDTPIVKGSAKLALEGDTGELGEVAIMNLADALDTYIPTPERAVDGAFLMPVEDVFSISGRGTVVTGRVERGIIKVGEEIEIVGIKPTVKTTCTGVEMFRKLLDQGQAGDNVGILLRGTKREDVERGQVLAKPGSITPHTHFTAEVYVLSKDEGGRHTPFFNNYRPQFYFRTTDVTGSIELPKDKEMVMPGDNVSITVKLIAPIAMEEGLRFAIREGGRTVGAGVVAKIIE; from the coding sequence ATGGCCAAGGAAAAGTTTGAGCGGACCAAGCCGCACGTGAACGTTGGTACGATTGGTCACGTTGACCACGGCAAGACGACGCTGACGGCAGCGATCACGACGGTTCTGACGAAGAAGTTCGGCGGCGAAGCGAAGGCGTACGACCAGATCGACGCGGCACCGGAAGAAAAGGCGCGCGGCATCACGATCAACACGGCGCACGTCGAGTACGAAACGGCTAACCGCCACTACGCCCACGTCGACTGCCCGGGCCACGCTGACTATGTGAAGAACATGATCACGGGTGCGGCGCAGATGGACGGCGCGATCCTGGTTTGCTCGGCAGCAGACGGCCCGATGCCGCAAACGCGCGAGCACATCCTGCTGGCACGTCAGGTTGGCGTTCCGTACATCATCGTGTTCCTGAACAAGTGCGACATGGTGGACGACGCGGAACTGCTCGAGCTGGTCGAGATGGAAGTTCGCGAACTGCTGTCGAAGTACGACTTCCCGGGCGACGACACGCCGATCGTGAAGGGTTCGGCAAAGCTGGCGCTGGAAGGCGACACGGGCGAGCTGGGCGAAGTGGCGATCATGAACCTGGCAGACGCACTGGACACGTACATCCCGACGCCGGAGCGTGCGGTTGACGGCGCGTTCCTGATGCCGGTGGAAGACGTGTTCTCGATCTCGGGCCGCGGTACGGTGGTGACGGGTCGTGTCGAGCGCGGCATCATCAAGGTCGGCGAGGAAATCGAAATCGTCGGTATCAAGCCGACGGTGAAGACGACCTGCACGGGCGTTGAAATGTTCCGCAAGCTGCTGGACCAAGGTCAGGCAGGCGACAACGTGGGTATCCTGCTGCGCGGCACGAAGCGTGAAGACGTGGAGCGCGGCCAGGTTCTGGCGAAGCCGGGTTCGATCACGCCGCACACGCACTTCACGGCTGAAGTGTACGTGCTGAGCAAGGACGAAGGCGGCCGTCACACGCCGTTCTTCAACAACTACCGTCCGCAGTTCTACTTCCGTACGACGGACGTGACGGGCTCGATCGAGCTGCCGAAGGACAAGGAAATGGTGATGCCGGGCGACAACGTGTCGATCACGGTGAAGCTGATCGCTCCGATCGCGATGGAAGAAGGTCTGCGCTTCGCAATCCGCGAAGGCGGCCGTACGGTCGGCGCCGGCGTAGTCGCCAAGATCATCGAGTAA
- the secE gene encoding preprotein translocase subunit SecE: MANPSVETVNTSGDKLMLALGVLLVLAGFVGFFWLANQQWYVRGAALAVGIIAGVAVGLMSAPGKGLIAFAKDSYKEVRKVVWPTRKEATQTTLVVFGFVLVMAIFLWLSDKSIEWVIFSAILGWK, from the coding sequence ATGGCGAATCCATCCGTCGAAACTGTAAATACCTCCGGCGATAAGCTGATGCTGGCCCTGGGCGTATTGCTGGTCTTGGCCGGATTCGTGGGCTTCTTCTGGCTGGCCAATCAGCAGTGGTATGTCCGCGGTGCCGCGTTGGCGGTAGGTATCATCGCCGGCGTGGCCGTCGGGCTCATGTCCGCTCCTGGCAAGGGTCTCATCGCGTTTGCCAAGGATTCGTACAAGGAAGTCCGGAAGGTCGTGTGGCCCACCCGCAAGGAAGCAACGCAAACCACACTCGTCGTGTTCGGTTTCGTGCTCGTGATGGCGATTTTCCTCTGGTTGAGCGACAAATCGATCGAATGGGTGATTTTCTCGGCGATTCTGGGTTGGAAATGA
- the paaD gene encoding 1,2-phenylacetyl-CoA epoxidase subunit PaaD has translation MSAQTAAPAPATHRDDPLLARAWDVLEAVPDPEIPVVSIRELGILRDVRRADDGRLEVVITPTYSGCPAMSQIAEDIAAALQAADLPPHRIETVLAPAWTTDWITQEARDKLRAYGIAPPAGQCGSAAPRENVVRFVPRPVAAPACPRCGSARTERLAQFASTACKALYRCVDCREPFDYFKPY, from the coding sequence ATGTCCGCCCAGACCGCTGCCCCCGCCCCCGCCACGCACCGCGACGATCCGCTGCTCGCCCGTGCGTGGGACGTGCTGGAAGCCGTGCCCGACCCGGAGATCCCGGTCGTGTCGATCCGCGAGCTCGGCATCCTGCGCGACGTCCGCCGCGCGGACGACGGCCGGCTCGAAGTCGTGATCACGCCGACCTACTCGGGCTGCCCGGCGATGTCGCAGATCGCCGAGGACATCGCCGCCGCGCTGCAGGCCGCCGATCTGCCGCCGCACCGGATCGAGACGGTGCTCGCGCCCGCGTGGACGACCGACTGGATCACGCAGGAAGCGCGCGACAAGCTGCGCGCGTACGGCATCGCGCCGCCGGCCGGCCAGTGCGGCAGCGCCGCGCCGCGGGAGAACGTCGTGCGCTTCGTGCCGCGGCCGGTCGCGGCGCCCGCCTGCCCGCGCTGCGGCTCCGCGCGCACCGAGCGTCTCGCGCAATTCGCGTCCACGGCCTGCAAGGCGCTGTATCGCTGCGTCGACTGCCGCGAACCCTTCGACTACTTCAAACCCTACTGA
- a CDS encoding SGNH/GDSL hydrolase family protein yields MSFRSSFAAVALGAAVFVSPLAASAAPAGWVAAWATALQPIPDLASPPPLYRAPDVAGRTVRQIVYPTVSGRAARIRVSNAYGRAPLVVEAASLARAGEGAALAGGAAVPVRFGGKASVTLAPGQELESDPVTIDVTAAQPYAIDLRMGPNQRMTVWHRVSNQFNYVSGPGDHVSDPAAVAFRTHFTQYAWVTELAVEVGSAHASVAAIGDSITDGLRSSVNRNRRWPDALARRLMASGADSIGVVNLGISGNRLLSDSACYGTSLASRFERDALSRSGVKAAIVLIGINDINFAAMPPRAGLDCDHPHTQVTAASLIDGYRRLIEAAHRQGVKVFGATLTPAALPAGREAIRLEVNRWIRSGGGFDGVVDFDAVLRDPARPSVLQRRYDSGDGIHPSDAGYAAMADAVPIEQLRAAAGGK; encoded by the coding sequence ATGTCATTTCGAAGCAGTTTCGCCGCGGTAGCGCTGGGCGCGGCCGTGTTCGTGTCGCCGCTTGCGGCGTCGGCCGCGCCGGCCGGTTGGGTCGCCGCGTGGGCGACCGCGCTGCAGCCGATTCCCGATCTCGCCTCCCCGCCGCCGCTCTACCGCGCCCCCGACGTGGCCGGGCGGACCGTGCGCCAGATCGTCTACCCGACCGTGTCGGGGCGGGCCGCGCGGATTCGCGTGAGCAACGCATACGGTCGTGCGCCGCTGGTCGTCGAGGCCGCGAGCCTTGCGCGCGCCGGCGAAGGGGCGGCACTGGCCGGCGGCGCGGCGGTGCCGGTGCGGTTCGGCGGCAAGGCGTCGGTGACGCTCGCACCGGGTCAGGAGCTCGAAAGCGATCCGGTGACGATCGACGTGACGGCCGCGCAGCCGTATGCGATCGATCTCCGGATGGGGCCGAACCAGCGGATGACGGTCTGGCATCGCGTGTCGAACCAGTTCAACTATGTGTCTGGGCCCGGCGATCATGTGAGCGATCCGGCCGCCGTCGCGTTCCGCACCCATTTTACTCAATATGCGTGGGTGACCGAGCTGGCCGTCGAAGTCGGTTCCGCGCATGCCAGCGTCGCCGCGATCGGCGACTCCATCACCGATGGGCTGCGCTCCAGCGTGAACCGGAACCGTCGCTGGCCCGACGCGCTCGCGCGCCGGTTGATGGCGTCGGGCGCCGATTCGATCGGTGTCGTGAATCTCGGCATCAGCGGGAACCGGTTGCTCAGCGATTCCGCGTGTTACGGCACGTCGCTGGCGTCGCGGTTCGAGCGTGACGCGCTGTCGCGCTCGGGCGTGAAGGCGGCGATCGTGCTGATCGGGATCAACGACATCAACTTCGCGGCGATGCCGCCGCGCGCGGGGCTCGACTGCGATCACCCGCATACGCAGGTGACGGCCGCGTCGTTGATCGACGGCTATCGCCGGCTGATCGAGGCGGCGCACCGACAGGGCGTGAAGGTCTTCGGCGCGACGCTCACGCCGGCGGCGTTGCCGGCCGGACGCGAAGCGATTCGGCTCGAGGTGAACCGGTGGATCCGCAGCGGCGGCGGGTTCGACGGCGTGGTGGATTTCGACGCGGTGCTGCGCGATCCGGCGCGCCCGAGCGTGCTGCAGCGCCGATACGATAGCGGCGACGGTATCCATCCGAGCGATGCGGGCTATGCGGCGATGGCCGACGCGGTGCCGATCGAGCAACTGCGGGCTGCGGCGGGCGGCAAGTGA
- the paaB gene encoding 1,2-phenylacetyl-CoA epoxidase subunit PaaB, translating to MNKEWPIWEVFVRSKQGLDHKHCGSLHAADATMALRMARDVYTRRQEGVSIWVVPSSAITASDPNEKAELFEPAGDKIYRHPTFYTLPDEVNHM from the coding sequence ATGAACAAGGAATGGCCGATCTGGGAAGTGTTCGTGCGCAGCAAGCAGGGCCTCGACCACAAGCATTGCGGCAGCCTGCACGCCGCCGACGCGACGATGGCGCTGCGCATGGCGCGCGACGTCTACACGCGTCGCCAGGAAGGCGTGAGCATCTGGGTGGTGCCGTCGTCGGCGATCACCGCGTCGGATCCGAACGAAAAGGCCGAACTGTTCGAGCCGGCGGGCGACAAGATCTACCGTCACCCGACGTTCTATACGCTGCCCGACGAAGTCAACCACATGTAA